A window from Drosophila kikkawai strain 14028-0561.14 chromosome 2L, DkikHiC1v2, whole genome shotgun sequence encodes these proteins:
- the oaf gene encoding out at first protein: MILEPENPTRVANAYASARASHIRWRNTCYSAPNDHKHQCSGVVAAKRRCGSRVVSRNHFFKHSRAFLWLLVCNMMVMDQVRSQLLINVQNQGGEVIQESITSNIGEDLITLEFQKTDGTLITQVIDFRNEVQILKALVLGEEERGQSQYQVMCFATKFNKGDFISSAAMAKLRQKNPHTIRTPEEDKGRETYTMSSWVQLNRSLPITRHLQGLCSEAMDATYVRDVDLKSWADLSGSSISSLEAATEKFPDTLSTRCNEVSSLWAPCLCTLETCIGWYPCGLKYCKGKGTAGVDSSGAQQQQTNYRCGIKTCRKCTQFTYYVRQKQQCLWDE, from the exons ATGATTCTGGAGCCGGAGAATCCGACGAGAGTCGCGAACGCTTACGCCTCGGCCCGCGCTTCCCATATCCGCTGGCGGAATACGTGTTACAGCGCCCCAAATGATCATAAGCACCAGTGCAgtggtgttgttgctgccaaGCGTCGCTGCGGCTCTCGCGTCGTCAGCCGCAATCACTTCTTCAAGCACAGTCGCGCCTTTCTGTGGCTGCTGGTCTGCAATATGATGGTCATGGACCAGGTGCGGTCCCAGCTGCTCATCAACGTCCAGAATCAG GGCGGCGAGGTGATCCAGGAGAGTATTACCTCCAACATTGGCGAGGACCTGATAACGCTGGAATTTCAGAAGACTGACGGCACGCTCATCACCCAGGTCATTGACTTTCGCAAT GAGGTTCAAATCCTCAAGGCCTTGGTGCTGGGCGAGGAGGAGCGCGGCCAGAGCCAGTACCAGGTCATGTGCTTCGCCACCAAGTTCAACAAGGGCGACTTCATATCCTCAGCGGCAATGGCCAAGCTGCGCCAAAAGAATCCGCATACCATCCGCACTCCCGAGGAGGATAAGGGTCGCGAGACCTACACGATGAGCAGCTGGGTACAGTTGAACCGATCCCTGCCCATCACGCGCCACCTGCAGGGCCTCTGCTCGGAGGCAATGGACGCTACCTACGTGAGGGACGTGGATCTAAAGTCATGGGCAGATCTGTCAG GCTCATCGATTTCCAGCCTGGAGGCCGCCACCGAGAAGTTCCCGGACACGCTCTCGACGCGCTGCAACGAGGTGAGCAGCCTGTGGGCCCCCTGTCTCTGCACCCTGGAGACCTGCATCGGTTGGTATCCCTGCGGGCTCAAGTACTGCAAAGGCAAGGGGACCGCTGGAGTGGACTCCTCCGGGgcccagcaacagcagacgAATTATCGCTGCGGCATCAAGACCTGCCGCAAGTGCACACAGTTCACCTATTATGTGCGGCAGAAACAACAGTGCCTCTGGGATGAATGA
- the Slh gene encoding protein sly1 homolog: MLTLRERQINAIKQMLNLNSQQPKALAAEPVWKILIYDRVGQDIISPIISIKELRELGVTLHVQLHSDRDSIPDVPAIYFCLPTDENLDRIQQDFSNGLYDVYHLNFLAPITRSKIENLAAAALHAGCVANIHRVYDQYVNFISLEDDFFVLKHQQSEQLSYYAINRANTRDEEMEALMDSIVDSLFALFVTLGNVPIIRCPRNSAAEMVARKLEKKLRENLWDARANLFHMDATQAGGGVFSFQRPVLLLLDRNMDLATPLHHTWSYQALVHDVLDLGLNLVYVEDETASAGARKKPKACDLDRNDRFWMTHKGSPFPTVAEAIQEELESYRNSEEEIKRLKTSMGIEGESDIAFSLVNDTTARLTNAVNSLPQLMEKKRLIDMHTKIATAILNYIKARRLDSYFEIEEKVMSKQTLDRPLLDLLRDGEFGQAEDKLRLYIIYFICAQQLPDSEQERLKEALQAAGCDLTALAYVQRWKAIMNRSPGISQATQYEGGGTKTVSMFTKLVSQGSSFVMEGVKNLVVKRHNLPVTKITEQVMECRSNAETDDYLYLDPKLLKGGDVLPKNRAPFQDAVVFMVGGGNYIEYQNLVDFIKQKQTSNVQRRIIYGASTLTNARQFLKELSALGGEIQSPSTSSAS, encoded by the exons atgCTGACCCTGCGGGAGCGCCAAATCA ATGCCATTAAGCAGATGCTTAATCTGAACTCGCAGCAGCCGAAGGCTCTGGCTGCGGAGCCCGTGTGGAAGATCCTCATCTACGATCGCGTCGGCCAGGACATTATATCGCCGATTATTTCCATCAAGGAGCTGCGCGAACTGGGCGTGACCCTGCATGT GCAACTCCACTCAGATCGCGACTCCATCCCGGACGTGCCGGCCATCTACTTCTGCCTGCCCACCGACGAGAATCTCGACAGGATCCAGCAGGACTTCTCCAACGGCCTGTACGATGTCTATCACCTGAACTTCCTGGCGCCAATAACACGCAGCAAGATCGAGAATCTGGCAGCTGCCGCCCTGCATGCCGGCTGCGTGGCCAACATTCATCGCGTCTACGACCAGTACGTGAACTTCATCAGCCTGGAGGATGACTTCTTTGTGCTGAAGCACCAGCAGAGCGAGCAGTTGTCCTACTACGCCATCAATCGAGCCAACACCCGCGACGAGGAGATGGAGGCGCTGATGGACTCCATTGTCGACTCTCTGTTCGCCCTGTTTGTGACCCTCGGTAACGTTCCGATCATCCGGTGTCCGCGGAACAGTGCCGCTGAGATGGTTGCTCGCAAGCTGGAGAAGAAGCTGCGCGAGAACCTGTGGGATGCGCGTGCTAATCTGTTCCACATGGATGCCACGCAGGCGGGCGGCGGAGTGTTCAGCTTCCAGCGGCCtgtgcttctgctgctggaCAGAAACATGGATCTGGCCACGCCGCTGCATCACACATGGTCGTACCAGGCGCTGGTGCACGATGTCCTGGACTTGGGACTGAATTTGGTCTACGTGGAGGATGAAACAGCAAGTGCAG GAGCCCGGAAAAAGCCAAAGGCCTGCGATTTGGATCGCAACGATCGCTTCTGGATGACGCACAAGGGCAGTCCGTTCCCCACTGTGGCCGAGGCCATCCAAGAGGAGCTGGAGTCCTATCGCAACTCCGAGGAGGAAATCAAGCGCCTGAAGACCTCGATGGGCATCGAGGGCGAATCGGACATAGCCTTCTCTCTGGTCAACGACACCACTGCCCGGCTGACCAATGCCGTCAATTCACTGCCGCAGCTGATGGAGAAGAAGCGCCTGATCGATATGCACACCAAGATCGCCACTGCTATCCTAAACTACATCAAGGCTCGCCGGCTGGACTCTTACTTCGAGATCGAGGAGAAGGTGATGTCGAAGCAGACGCTGGACAGGCCGCTGCTGGACCTGCTACGGGACGGGGAGTTTGGTCAGGCGGAGGATAAGCTGCGTCTGTACATCATCTACTTTATCTGCGCCCAGCAGTTGCCCGACTCGGAGCAAGAGCGGCTCAAGGAGGCGCTCCAGGCGGCCGGCTGTGATCTGACCGCCCTGGCATATGTGCAGCGCTGGAAGGCGATCATGAACCGATCGCCGGGAATAAGTCAGGCAACCCAGTACGAGGGCGGCGGAACCAAAACCGTGTCCATGTTCACCAAGCTCGTCTCGCAGGGCAGCTCCTTTGTGATGGAGGGCGTCAAGAATCTGGTGGTGAAGCGGCAT AATCTTCCAGTGACCAAGATCACCGAACAGGTGATGGAGTGTCGCAGCAATGCTGAGACGGATGACTACTTGTATCTGGACCCCAAGCTTCTCAAGGGTGGCGATGTATTGCCCAAGAATAGGGCACCATTCCAGGACGCTGTGGTCTTTATGGTCGGCGGAGGGAACTATATCGAGTACCAGAACCTGGTGGACTTCATCAAGCAGAAGCAGACGTCTAACGTTCAGCGACGCATCATCTACGGCGCCTCCACGCTAACCAATGCGCGGCAGTTCCTCAAGGAGCTCTCAGCCCTGGGCGGCGAGATCCAGTCGCCATCGACGTCGTCGGCGAGTTAG